The uncultured Methanomethylovorans sp. genome contains a region encoding:
- a CDS encoding ribonuclease HI family protein, with the protein MNVIQFDGGAVPNPGTRAIGVIIIENGIVIKEISRKLDGIGTNNEAEYSALIEGLKQAISLGWKDIFVQGDSKLVVNQVAGSWKVNKENLKPLNAEAKKLLSQFQSAKVEWIPREMNSRADAAASRALYRIKSSAFGI; encoded by the coding sequence GTGAATGTAATACAATTCGATGGCGGCGCGGTCCCTAATCCAGGTACACGCGCAATAGGCGTCATCATTATTGAAAACGGTATAGTGATCAAAGAAATATCAAGAAAGCTGGATGGCATCGGCACAAACAATGAAGCTGAATATTCAGCACTCATCGAAGGACTGAAACAGGCTATCAGCCTTGGATGGAAAGATATATTTGTCCAAGGTGACAGTAAGCTGGTCGTTAATCAGGTTGCTGGTTCGTGGAAAGTGAATAAAGAAAATCTGAAGCCATTGAATGCAGAAGCTAAGAAATTGTTATCTCAGTTCCAATCAGCCAAGGTCGAATGGATCCCAAGAGAGATGAATTCGAGGGCTGATGCAGCAGCTTCGAGGGCGCTATATAGAATTAAATCTTCCGCTTTCGGCATATAA
- a CDS encoding TrkA C-terminal domain-containing protein — MSPKEIRYTPRNLKDMLIEMKDTSELMVDLAYSAMIYDNIDIAEEVLRLEDKMDTLYYHMKIAALLSTRRVEEAAEMSGVLQVAQASVGIADAAGDIAKIVLMEMGIPMELKLALREAAETIIRATIHPDSKIAGHTLGDVEMDTQTGTWIIAIRRQNDWVYNPNHETKIRADDVLFARGHDEGVPLFVELVTNEKYIAKEVKHEKVLHDLEKAVNIIVDMKDMAEMSVGLAYSALLFDNEDIAEEVKAIEYKMDYMKHELQHWVLETAKHVSDVNQLRGLLHLANASESISDAAYAIADIVLRNIELHPIVTIAVRQSDEVIIRITVASCSPIVGKTFGQLKLETETGVYVMAVKRGDKWLYSPKKNTQIQVGDILIARGSHTGEEALIEMCACPLGDRNK; from the coding sequence ATGAGTCCAAAAGAGATACGATATACTCCAAGAAACCTCAAGGATATGCTTATCGAGATGAAAGACACCTCAGAACTTATGGTAGATCTGGCGTATTCTGCAATGATCTATGACAATATAGACATCGCTGAAGAGGTACTACGTCTTGAAGATAAGATGGATACTCTTTATTATCACATGAAAATAGCTGCCCTCTTAAGTACCCGACGTGTGGAAGAAGCAGCAGAGATGTCAGGTGTCCTGCAGGTTGCACAGGCCTCAGTAGGGATTGCCGATGCCGCCGGAGATATTGCAAAGATCGTACTTATGGAAATGGGTATTCCTATGGAGTTGAAGCTTGCTCTGAGGGAAGCCGCTGAGACCATAATTAGGGCTACTATCCATCCAGATTCCAAAATAGCAGGCCATACGCTTGGCGATGTGGAAATGGATACACAGACCGGTACGTGGATCATTGCCATTCGCAGGCAGAATGACTGGGTATATAATCCCAATCATGAAACAAAGATCAGAGCTGACGACGTGCTTTTTGCAAGAGGGCATGACGAAGGTGTGCCTCTTTTCGTAGAACTTGTAACCAATGAAAAGTACATTGCAAAAGAAGTAAAACATGAAAAAGTGTTGCATGACCTAGAGAAAGCAGTGAACATCATTGTGGATATGAAAGATATGGCTGAAATGTCAGTGGGTCTGGCGTATTCTGCACTGCTTTTTGATAACGAGGATATCGCTGAAGAAGTAAAGGCCATTGAATATAAAATGGACTACATGAAGCACGAATTACAGCACTGGGTCCTAGAAACTGCCAAGCATGTTTCTGATGTAAATCAGTTACGAGGACTTTTGCATCTTGCAAATGCCTCAGAATCTATTTCAGATGCAGCATATGCTATTGCAGACATTGTGCTGCGTAATATCGAACTGCATCCCATTGTAACTATAGCGGTACGCCAGTCAGATGAAGTCATAATTCGTATTACTGTGGCAAGCTGTTCTCCAATAGTTGGAAAGACATTCGGACAACTTAAGCTTGAGACTGAGACAGGAGTCTATGTTATGGCTGTAAAAAGAGGTGACAAATGGCTATACAGTCCTAAAAAGAATACTCAGATACAGGTTGGTGATATTCTTATAGCCCGTGGATCACACACAGGGGAAGAAGCATTAATAGAAATGTGTGCCTGTCCTCTGGGTGATAGAAATAAATGA
- a CDS encoding magnesium transporter — MFLRTHPEGEDDIDMVEEYIGDYASVSSIVREALPFEIIATMGGVIAGIIFTGMIKELQMIPGLIVIAPAVLGMRGNISCTLGSRLGSAIHMGLITKIENNPELTNNIGGSLLLSFIISAILGLMGHFVTIAFGLESAGALKLMFIAVLAGVSSGLILVVVAVILALGMFQFGFDPDNVVTPAIATIGDIVSMLMLFLAAKVVLFL, encoded by the coding sequence ATGTTTCTCCGTACACATCCTGAAGGAGAGGATGACATCGATATGGTTGAAGAGTACATTGGTGACTATGCCAGTGTTTCATCGATAGTACGTGAAGCGTTGCCTTTTGAAATCATAGCAACTATGGGTGGGGTCATCGCGGGTATCATTTTTACTGGCATGATAAAAGAACTGCAAATGATCCCCGGCTTGATAGTTATCGCGCCCGCAGTGCTTGGCATGCGTGGCAATATTTCCTGTACGCTAGGCTCACGCCTTGGCAGTGCGATACACATGGGTCTTATCACAAAGATAGAGAATAATCCCGAACTTACCAACAATATTGGCGGCTCATTGTTATTAAGTTTCATCATTTCAGCAATCCTTGGACTTATGGGTCACTTTGTCACCATTGCGTTTGGTCTTGAAAGTGCCGGTGCGCTGAAGCTCATGTTCATAGCTGTGCTGGCAGGAGTGTCATCAGGCCTTATACTGGTAGTAGTAGCGGTTATCCTGGCTCTTGGAATGTTCCAGTTTGGTTTTGATCCCGATAATGTTGTCACTCCAGCCATTGCCACTATCGGTGATATTGTTTCCATGCTAATGCTTTTTCTGGCTGCCAAGGTGGTGCTTTTTCTATGA
- a CDS encoding lamin tail domain-containing protein, with protein sequence MGAKSTVTIYTGKGTKTATKLYWGSSWYVWNNDGDTAYLYNSQSKLVSKKSG encoded by the coding sequence CTGGGTGCAAAGTCCACTGTTACTATTTATACTGGAAAAGGCACAAAAACTGCAACTAAATTGTATTGGGGAAGCAGCTGGTACGTATGGAATAATGATGGCGATACAGCATATTTATACAACAGTCAGAGTAAGCTAGTTTCTAAGAAAAGTGGATGA
- a CDS encoding transposase, whose product MEFRELSDDQWKFIKPHLPPQPITGRKRADDRKVINGILFVLITGCRWGDMPAIYGSQATAWRRLKRWSEEGIWNEIMESLRDSAYQKSKFSLDTVCIDSSFIETKKGERTPRTTVTKKGKV is encoded by the coding sequence ATGGAATTCAGAGAACTCTCTGATGATCAATGGAAGTTTATAAAGCCACACTTGCCACCACAACCAATTACCGGAAGAAAGAGAGCTGATGACCGTAAGGTCATCAATGGTATTCTCTTTGTTCTGATAACAGGTTGCAGATGGGGAGATATGCCAGCTATTTATGGTTCCCAGGCAACTGCCTGGAGAAGGCTGAAAAGGTGGTCAGAGGAAGGTATATGGAACGAGATAATGGAATCCCTTCGGGATTCCGCTTACCAGAAAAGTAAGTTCTCATTGGATACAGTGTGTATCGACAGCAGTTTCATCGAAACTAAAAAAGGGGAGAGGACTCCTCGTACAACGGTCACAAAAAAAGGAAAGGTATAA
- a CDS encoding winged helix-turn-helix domain-containing protein: protein MKDALLDVLFNSEKRMNIILLLRDGPQEMDFILSCLSTSRQALLPQMKILKNQKLLYQLDDVYGLTSIGKLIADKMKPLLDLINTVDENSHYLKTHKIDGIPEPFLRRLHEIKDFIVFEPSHINSHELNMNHFEEAIKSKAVYFIATYMHLGGLSVLEQLVQKGTYASLIFTEEYFQKIIKENYDLCKYYLTCDNVKIYTSKNEITISSLTVVDTGFQLRLLYKDGEFSNKQMLCYNPKARKWGKDLYGYYLKDAELITKI, encoded by the coding sequence GTGAAAGATGCGTTACTTGATGTTTTGTTTAACTCCGAAAAAAGAATGAATATAATTCTGTTATTGAGGGATGGGCCACAAGAAATGGATTTTATATTATCTTGTTTGAGCACGTCAAGACAGGCATTACTTCCACAGATGAAAATCTTAAAAAATCAAAAGCTTCTTTATCAATTAGATGATGTTTACGGATTAACAAGCATCGGAAAACTGATTGCTGACAAAATGAAACCTCTTTTGGACTTGATTAACACAGTGGATGAAAACAGTCACTATCTGAAAACTCATAAGATAGATGGTATTCCAGAACCTTTTCTTCGACGGCTACATGAAATCAAGGATTTCATTGTTTTTGAACCTAGTCACATCAATTCACATGAATTGAATATGAATCATTTTGAAGAAGCTATAAAATCCAAAGCTGTGTACTTTATAGCGACTTATATGCATCTGGGAGGCCTTTCTGTTTTAGAACAATTGGTTCAGAAGGGCACCTATGCATCATTAATCTTTACTGAAGAGTATTTTCAAAAAATTATTAAGGAAAATTATGATCTATGTAAATATTATCTTACGTGCGATAATGTTAAAATATATACCTCCAAAAATGAAATCACAATCTCCTCACTCACAGTTGTTGATACTGGTTTTCAACTAAGGCTGCTTTACAAGGATGGGGAGTTCAGTAATAAGCAGATGCTATGTTACAATCCAAAAGCACGTAAATGGGGCAAAGATCTTTATGGTTATTACCTAAAAGATGCGGAACTGATAACTAAAATATGA
- a CDS encoding transposase, whose product MKIHACVSCEGFPLIIQISSGKEHDRQHFIEVMEDIKVKTDGRPRTRPLEVLADAAYDDTEIRQYLRSRAIKSNIPINTRNSKRKKRGRPTRFDEETYHYRGTIERFFAWLKMGFRKLASRYERLNVVFKGLLDIACFLLCWKKV is encoded by the coding sequence ATAAAGATTCATGCATGTGTAAGTTGTGAAGGTTTTCCACTTATAATCCAAATATCTTCTGGAAAAGAGCACGATAGACAGCACTTCATTGAAGTTATGGAGGATATTAAGGTTAAGACCGATGGAAGACCAAGGACAAGACCTCTTGAAGTTCTGGCAGACGCTGCGTACGACGATACAGAAATCAGGCAGTACTTAAGGTCCAGAGCTATCAAAAGCAACATACCGATCAATACAAGGAACAGTAAAAGAAAGAAAAGAGGAAGACCTACTCGATTTGATGAAGAAACATATCATTACAGAGGAACTATAGAACGATTCTTTGCATGGTTGAAGATGGGATTTAGAAAATTAGCAAGTAGATATGAACGTCTTAATGTGGTTTTCAAAGGATTGTTAGATATTGCATGTTTCCTGTTGTGTTGGAAAAAGGTGTGA
- a CDS encoding PDC sensor domain-containing protein encodes MVKWYNSLGTKLTVSFLILILFVSMGTFLFTVQEAKNALTDQMKEELVLTAKVMSSQIDGDLLYQINGEQDTENAAFMQVYQKLDELRGGNGDIITYLYIMRLDEEGNARFIVDADYIEDGVIDVYANQLYEEAPIEDIKKGLAEPHVSEEPYTDEWGTFMTGYAPIYDSNGNIAGVLGVDFDIATVKQKQDFLSSLVYYILFGSILAATSVILYFSLTIIKDLNSITKVAENISNGELDIKLPIIKSKSEIYELNEGMKSVFAAIEFLSGEAEKNSK; translated from the coding sequence ATGGTTAAATGGTATAACAGCTTGGGAACAAAACTAACTGTAAGCTTTCTTATTTTGATTCTATTTGTGTCAATGGGGACATTCTTGTTTACTGTGCAGGAAGCAAAAAACGCTCTAACAGATCAGATGAAAGAGGAATTGGTTTTAACCGCAAAAGTAATGTCAAGTCAAATTGACGGGGATCTTTTGTACCAGATTAATGGAGAACAAGATACTGAAAATGCCGCATTCATGCAGGTCTATCAGAAGCTGGATGAATTAAGAGGAGGTAATGGCGATATTATTACTTATCTTTACATAATGAGATTAGATGAAGAAGGCAATGCGAGGTTCATTGTAGATGCAGACTATATTGAAGATGGAGTAATAGATGTTTATGCTAATCAGCTTTACGAAGAGGCTCCGATTGAAGATATCAAGAAAGGATTAGCTGAGCCTCATGTATCAGAGGAGCCATATACAGATGAATGGGGCACTTTTATGACAGGTTATGCTCCAATATACGATTCCAATGGTAATATTGCAGGTGTTCTTGGTGTCGATTTCGACATAGCTACTGTGAAACAGAAACAGGATTTCTTAAGCTCTTTGGTCTATTACATTCTGTTTGGCTCAATACTTGCTGCCACTTCAGTAATTCTATACTTCTCACTCACTATCATTAAAGACTTGAATAGTATCACCAAGGTTGCAGAAAATATTTCAAATGGTGAACTGGACATTAAGCTTCCCATAATAAAGTCAAAATCAGAGATCTACGAATTGAACGAAGGCATGAAGAGTGTGTTTGCAGCTATAGAATTCCTTTCAGGCGAAGCTGAGAAAAATTCAAAATAA
- a CDS encoding magnesium transporter, translated as MTYYTVRGIVARGFPILVTTSLVGLITGQILNYRLDQLVSMPIILLLIPSLIKIGGDTGSMLGARISSALHMGFGGHITKDPVVRNSVLAALIVGLSASAVLSVIIWVTGHLLGIGIGFFVLFQICMMAGSIELMVVFSTTVFISFMSHRFGLDPDDTVIPIIATLGDLVGVAGIFITLRMMNML; from the coding sequence ATGACTTATTATACAGTAAGGGGAATTGTTGCCAGAGGTTTTCCAATCCTGGTAACGACTTCCCTTGTTGGCCTGATCACCGGCCAGATCCTGAATTACCGGCTTGACCAGCTTGTCTCTATGCCTATAATTCTACTACTCATCCCTTCTCTTATCAAGATCGGAGGCGATACTGGGAGTATGTTGGGAGCTAGGATATCCTCTGCCCTGCACATGGGTTTTGGAGGACATATTACAAAGGACCCAGTTGTCAGGAACAGCGTACTAGCAGCTTTGATAGTGGGCTTAAGTGCAAGCGCAGTGTTAAGCGTCATAATATGGGTTACTGGTCACTTATTAGGAATAGGAATTGGTTTTTTCGTACTTTTCCAGATATGTATGATGGCAGGAAGTATCGAACTTATGGTTGTGTTCTCGACTACTGTATTCATATCCTTTATGTCCCACCGATTTGGACTGGATCCCGATGACACTGTGATTCCTATTATTGCAACGCTGGGAGATCTGGTCGGTGTTGCAGGTATTTTTATTACCCTGCGTATGATGAATATGTTATAA
- a CDS encoding integrase, giving the protein MIKEGVTESVAYFIQNCTPAIVGSVHYLNEVQQAKDDYRRIMDKFSF; this is encoded by the coding sequence ATGATTAAAGAAGGTGTGACTGAAAGTGTAGCTTACTTCATTCAGAACTGCACACCTGCTATTGTTGGAAGTGTGCATTATTTGAATGAAGTACAGCAGGCAAAGGATGATTATAGAAGGATTATGGATAAATTTTCGTTCTGA
- a CDS encoding lamin tail domain-containing protein, with the protein MTMILVLGTVPFALGGTSQTTTSSSVYISSLYVGAPHQTINQEYVKITNKGTTAVSMKGWKITESLYQNYKYYFSECYCGDMNGIQRTL; encoded by the coding sequence TTGACAATGATTTTAGTATTGGGGACAGTTCCATTTGCTTTGGGTGGTACATCTCAAACAACTACTTCAAGTTCTGTATATATCAGCAGTTTGTATGTTGGTGCTCCTCATCAAACTATCAATCAGGAATATGTTAAAATTACTAATAAGGGAACAACAGCCGTCAGCATGAAAGGATGGAAAATTACAGAGAGCCTGTATCAAAACTATAAATACTATTTCTCTGAATGTTATTGTGGGGATATGAATGGAATTCAGAGAACTCTCTGA
- a CDS encoding flavodoxin family protein encodes MKVMAINGSPRKKWNTATLLEKALEGAASEGAETELIHLYDLNFKGCTSCFACKLKDGISYGKCSMKDQLTHVLEKLKDTDAVILGSPIYLGNSTGEMRSFMERYIFPYLVYSANPVSLYPKNIPVGYIYTMGAKEEYLDALGLRKVIELNELVSTKIFGYSESMYSTETYQFDDYSKYVYTFDSTEKAKRRAEVFPQDCAKAFEMGVRFVQRQKSLAE; translated from the coding sequence ATGAAAGTAATGGCAATAAATGGAAGTCCCAGAAAAAAGTGGAATACAGCAACTCTGCTTGAGAAAGCTCTTGAAGGTGCAGCTTCAGAGGGTGCAGAAACAGAACTAATTCATCTATATGATCTAAATTTTAAAGGGTGTACAAGCTGTTTTGCATGTAAACTAAAAGACGGAATAAGTTATGGGAAATGCTCGATGAAGGATCAGCTGACACATGTGCTGGAGAAGTTAAAAGATACTGATGCAGTAATACTTGGATCACCCATCTATCTTGGAAATTCTACGGGCGAGATGAGGTCTTTTATGGAGCGATATATATTTCCATATCTTGTTTATTCTGCGAACCCTGTATCATTATATCCTAAAAACATCCCAGTAGGTTACATTTATACGATGGGTGCTAAGGAAGAATATTTAGATGCACTTGGTCTTCGTAAGGTTATTGAATTAAATGAATTAGTCTCAACTAAAATTTTTGGATATTCAGAATCAATGTACAGTACTGAAACCTATCAGTTTGATGACTATTCTAAGTATGTTTATACATTTGACTCCACAGAGAAGGCAAAAAGAAGAGCAGAAGTTTTTCCTCAGGACTGTGCAAAAGCCTTTGAGATGGGAGTCAGGTTTGTGCAGAGGCAGAAATCTCTAGCAGAATGA